The Papaver somniferum cultivar HN1 chromosome 6, ASM357369v1, whole genome shotgun sequence genome segment CCGCACCAAATAGTACATGGTGATTGTCCCACAAAAACTTCATGGCACCAACATAAGCATCAGGAAATAACATAGGCTATCTGGTAGAGCACATTTGGTTAGTAAAAGATGTTATGGACATGACAAATACTTGAAACAAACCAACCATTCCAAAGCCTTATTTTCTGGGGGACAGCCTTTCACAGTATTGAAAGCAGAATCTCTCAGACTAACAAAGAAGTAGGATGTCATCGGTTTCCAAATCTCGATCATGTTTAAATATTAGAACATTGAAACTAGTACTAGAAAAGAGATTATCATAAAGTTCTCTACATGCCACAGAAGAACATAAACTACAATCAGACATGTTTACACATCACCCTCTTATAATGTAATATTGCATGTACCTAgagttttttgaaagtttggtaaATAACCCCAACCAATAATGTCTACTGCCAATATCAAATTATGAGAAAGAtaggtaattttttttataatggtCAGTAGTCAAGCTAGTTTTATATGGCATTATTTCATTCATGAACCCCCTAGCCACCATCCGAAAACGCAACGCATGATAACCAACTGCTCAATAAAATGTCTGCGGCAAAAGAGTAGTTAGGAATCTAAAAGTAACCATTAATAAGCCAATTTATCAGTGCAaacaaaaaactcttaaaatggAAAACACTAACCTTAAATCCAATATGCTAGGGGAATAACGATATAAAAACCATTCATATTAATACACACTAAATAAATCATATTCATCGAAAATGATAGAAAAACATATCCTATTCCAATTATCATTAGAACAAGAAAAATCTTCAGGTTTAGCAGTGATACGGCAGAACACAGATGTTTGCAAGAAAACAAATAAATCATGTAATCTAATCatctatgaaaaaaaaaatcgattctAAAATACTCACCAGTATTGTTTTTAGAGTGAGATAGATCTTTCGTAAAATATTTCCCAGCTCCAACCCTTTGTCCTCTTCTTTGATAGGATTCCAGAAGACATATATACTATCAATCTCAAAATCTTTGTCGTATTTCCAAGAAACAGCCCGCCTCAAAATGTCGACTGAACCAAATTTTCCATTTGAGATGTAAAATAGGTTCCCATTTTCCATTCTAATTGTAGTACCAAACCATCCTATTAGCTCAACAAAGCCCCTAACTTCTTCACCATCAACAGTAGTTGTAATGTGATCACCAACTCTAAATTTTGATCGCACTACCGTTTCAAAAATACATTTCTCTAACAGTTTTACAGCTACTCTAAAAAGAACATAGACTGTCATAATTTTCATCACTAAAGATGAAAACCGTTTAACCAATTCTGTAATCAAAGTACTAGAATTCTTCTTAACAAAGTTAGGGATCAAAGATATGCAATTCTgtttaacaaaattagggtttaaagaACTTGACATCTTCAGTTTCTGCATAGGCAATCTGTTGAAATTTCTTAAGTTAATCACAATTGAAAAAGATTTTAAGGTCACTCTGTGGTTAGGAAATGGAGATACAACTCCATTAACAGCTATTCTGCTTAACGAATACATTTCAAAGTTAGAATGTGATCTCACCTTTTGAAGAATGACAAACATGAACCAAGAAATTTACCAAGTAATCATCAAGAACGAAGGACACACAAAATTTATCGTTGATAACATCAGAagcgaaccctaattctgcataGTTCAAATGGAGGGAAATGAAGGGAATTTCTAGAACATGATGTTGATGTTCGAGATTTGTGAATGTTCGAGAGGATTTAGAGTCTTTACTCTTTAGACTGTCAGTTTAGTGGAGGGAGCGATTCAGTGGAAACGAGGCTAAAGTGCTGCTATATATTGGCCTTGGGAATTTGGGCCCGGGGGTGGAAAAATGGGTTGAGTTGTCCATTTCCACCCCACAGTGGGATTAGCAAACAAGCAAACAGAAATACAGAATGGATAAAGGCTTTGTCCATCCATCGACTCAACTTGAGACAATTAAATCAACTTGAAGGGAAGGTTGAGCCTCGGCTCTGTTTGAGCATCGTCTCATATTCAGCCGATAACGGCTGGTCCATCCAATGATTATGATCTCATCTTTTTCATTTTCGACATCATACCTTCTCCACCTATTACACTAATAATTTTCGAACAACGATTCAGCTATATATTAATCTTGTGGAATTTACCGTAGATTAAGATATATCTTTACATTTTGTAGTATGTTATCTGACTAAGGGTGTAGAAAGACGGCAAAATTGTTTAGTGAGTGTGAGTTATTGAGGGAGGGTTTGTGAAAATTTCTGCACTGACACCGTAACCAGAATAATCGTAATGTAGATGGATTAACTGTTCACTTGGAACTATAAGTAAACAAATTGCAGAATTTATAGTTTTAGTTCGTGTTGTCAATCGACATCGACTTAGGGATAAAACCAATACTGCAGTTGTATTGCGAACTCGAAAGGAATTGCGAAGATGGAAAAAACATGTTGCTTAAGAAGCTCATTACGTAATCCTTAAGGAGTTTTTGATAAACTATATGAGATGTTAAGTGCACATGCTGCTCAAGCAAGTCGTTGTTataaattttaattgaaattgaaattaaaattaaaattaaaattaaatttaatATTAGTTTCTTTTCTAAATAAATTAATTCTAGTTAATATAACGGTTCATATAAATAGACTTAAtctcaatttcaattttaatttcaattacaAATATTATATTAAACTTTATTAAATAGTTAACATAAGCATAATTTATAACCACTTGGCCCCATTCTAGTTCATGGCATGCAATCCCCCTGCATCATACTTCCAAATCCATGATATGATCTTGAAGCTTGAGATCCTGTAGTTTCAGATTCTTCACCTTGATTTCCAAACCATTGATGTAATCGTTGAGCTTGGGAGCCTTCGAAGTCTGATGATGTTTGATAATCCTGATAATCTTGAGGAATATGTTGAGTGGCTTGACGACATGGAGATAATTGTGCTGGACGGTTGTGTTTTTGTTCTAtagtgaacaaattgaaacaacaaTGGAACCGGAAATGGTAACCTCTGATTCGAAAATCAGCCTGAGAACGTTAGTGCTATTGAATACAAAATTCTTCATACATTAGACAACCGCCGTTCTTACACCATTAATGGATAAGCCCTAAACATCAAGAATCAATCGTGACAAGACACGTGGCTGGATCTAGTGGctaaaataaaagagaaatacAAATTATAAAGGCACCTAGAGTTTAACTAAATACACCCTTCCTACAAAGGTAACCACATGACACTGTCTACCCTTCCAAAttgtccttgtcctcaaggacaaAAGATGGAAAGTGAGCTCGAATAGTAGCCTTGTCCTCCCATGTAGCTTCTGCAGCAGTGGCATTGGACCATTGAATAAGGACCTGCTGAACAGTGTGATCACCTCTGGTAGTGGTTTTGTAGCTTAAAACTGAGATAAGAGTGACGATGATTTGGATGCATGGTCCATTAATAGTAGTGTAGGAGATGGTACATAAGCAGAACCAATCTTCTTTTTGATCTATGAAACATGAAACACAGGATGTACTCTAGCCTCTGGTGGAAGTTGCAGTTTATAAGCTAAGTTACCCACTTTAGCAAGAATATGAAAAGGGACATAGTACTTAGCTGAGAGTTTGAAATTCTTTCTCAAGGAGACAGATGCTTGTCTGTAAGGCTGTAGCTTGAGGTAGACCAAGTCACCCACTTCAAAAGATCTTTCAGTCATCTTCTTTTCTGCAAAGAATTTCATTCTAGCCTGAGCAACAGACAGTGAGTCTTTCAGGATGTCAATCATAGCATTCATGTGGGCAAGATACTCCTCAACTGCAGCCATAGAAGTAGTGATAGTAATTGGAAAATCCAGGTGTGGGGCATCATATCCATAAAAAGCTTTAAAAGGGGACATTTTGATGCTAGTATGATAACTAGTGTTGTACCACAATTCTGCAAGTGCCATCCAATTGAACCATGTCTTAGGTTGAAATCCTGTCATGCACCTCAAGTAATTTTCCAGACATGCATTAACCCTCTCTGTTTGACCGTCAGTCTATGGGTGATAAGTAGTGATGAGTTTGAGTCTGGTTCCTAAGTGATGAAAAATATCTTGCTAAAAATTACTTGTGAATACCTTGTCCCTGTCAGAGGTGATGGAAGAAGGTAAACCATGCAACTTGAAGATGTGATGCAAGAAAGCCTTGGCCACAGTAACTGCAGTATAAGGATGCTGAAGGCCAATGAAATGGTTGTACTTTGTTAATCTATCAACCACCACTAAGATAACATATTTGTTCTCACTCTTAGGCAAGACCTC includes the following:
- the LOC113289106 gene encoding uncharacterized protein LOC113289106 isoform X2 is translated as MFVILQKVRSHSNFEMYSLSRIAVNGVVSPFPNHRVTLKSFSIVINLRNFNRLPMQKLKMSSSLNPNFVKQNCISLIPNFVKKNSSTLITELVKRFSSLVMKIMTVYVLFRVAVKLLEKCIFETVVRSKFRVGDHITTTVDGEEVRGFVELIGWFGTTIRMENGNLFYISNGKFGSVDILRRAVSWKYDKDFEIDSIYVFWNPIKEEDKGLELGNILRKIYLTLKTILIAYVIS
- the LOC113289106 gene encoding uncharacterized protein LOC113289106 isoform X1 — encoded protein: MFVILQKVRSHSNFEMYSLSRIAVNGVVSPFPNHRVTLKSFSIVINLRNFNRLPMQKLKMSSSLNPNFVKQNCISLIPNFVKKNSSTLITELVKRFSSLVMKIMTVYVLFRVAVKLLEKCIFETVVRSKFRVGDHITTTVDGEEVRGFVELIGWFGTTIRMENGNLFYISNGKFGSVDILRRAVSWKYDKDFEIDSIYVFWNPIKEEDKGLELGNILRKIYLTLKTILDTMFLKLVKVIGATKNCPCRFNKLD